The sequence CCTTTCCATAATGGGATCATACCGATTCAAACTCACATATTAATTTACTCACAATTATAATCAAATAATTGCATATTTCTAGTAGTTATTCCTAGATAACCATTTTATGGGCGTGTATAGCCTGATAAGAATCATGAAACAACCAAAAAATAACCCCTTCTACAAAGGGGTAAATCTGTGTTTATGTTCTTCAAATTTATATCGGCTCATTAAAGCAACCTTGTCATATCCGTCAAATTCGATCTCATAAGACCTGTTACCTACCTCTCTAATTCTACTGATTCTGTCCATGTTCGCTATAAATGACTTGTGAACTCTAAGGAAATTCCCTCCTAACTTTTCTGCTAACTTACTCAGGGTTTGATGTATCTTATAAACGTTGTTTTCTGTATGGATCAGATTAAGTTTTTCCTGTTTCTCAATAAACAAGATGTCACCAGGCGCTACAGGATGCAAGGGGACGTTCTT is a genomic window of Pelotomaculum isophthalicicum JI containing:
- a CDS encoding LytTR family DNA-binding domain-containing protein; protein product: MHPVAPGDILFIEKQEKLNLIHTENNVYKIHQTLSKLAEKLGGNFLRVHKSFIANMDRISRIREVGNRSYEIEFDGYDKVALMSRYKFEEHKHRFTPL